A DNA window from Streptomyces sp. 71268 contains the following coding sequences:
- a CDS encoding TetR/AcrR family transcriptional regulator: MATSPTRLSKQARREQLLDAALGLVRARGADGLTLVTLAEAAGVSRPIVYDHFGTRAGLLLALYRRLDERHRAASTRALAAAAPNARAIADVLSAAYFACATDIPEFAALSAALKGDPEMEAARHEMLDSYTRAMAAAFAPHSGLEPEAIQLRCVGLLSAAEALATELDRGRTTAAEATAALADLIVGGLAGDAADR; the protein is encoded by the coding sequence ATGGCCACATCACCGACCCGGCTGTCCAAGCAGGCCAGGCGGGAGCAACTGCTCGACGCGGCCCTGGGGCTCGTACGCGCCCGTGGCGCCGACGGCCTGACGCTGGTCACCCTCGCCGAGGCGGCCGGGGTGAGCAGGCCGATCGTGTACGACCACTTCGGCACCCGCGCCGGGCTGCTGCTCGCGCTCTACCGGCGGCTGGACGAGCGGCATCGCGCGGCGTCGACCCGGGCGTTGGCGGCCGCCGCGCCGAACGCCAGGGCGATCGCCGACGTCCTGAGCGCCGCGTACTTCGCCTGCGCCACCGACATTCCGGAGTTCGCGGCCCTCTCCGCCGCGCTGAAGGGCGACCCGGAGATGGAGGCGGCGCGGCACGAGATGCTCGACAGCTACACGCGCGCGATGGCGGCCGCCTTCGCCCCGCACTCCGGGCTGGAACCGGAGGCGATCCAGCTCCGCTGCGTCGGCCTGCTCAGCGCGGCCGAGGCGCTGGCCACCGAGCTGGACCGGGGGCGGACGACCGCCGCCGAGGCCACGGCCGCGCTGGCCGACCTGATCGTGGGCGGTCTCGCCGGCGACGCCGCCGACCGCTAA
- a CDS encoding saccharopine dehydrogenase, whose product MMERRSVLMLGGSGQAGADTAALLRRWYPTLPLTIAGRDLDRARRVADRLGAATAVRVDLERGDLGRPADETYSAVVAALWDERLHGLRYAQRRGLPYLSISSGPDIAPEVVMGAQGAGAGPILLASHWCAGAVTLVVAHLAREFERVDAVRIGAVLDERDTGGPAGIADLERWSAITSAGLVRRDGVFTWLPAADARVEVVASDGTAVPGAYIAILDVPSIALATDAPNVHFAFAVGTSTGSRRGGPASLEVRVDIEGTAPGGAPLRTGRYLTHAAGQRPLTALGMALGVERLLALRGDPVPPGIHTPEALVDPAYAVERMLEGGAVLTEAPGAAG is encoded by the coding sequence ATGATGGAACGGCGATCGGTGTTGATGCTGGGCGGATCAGGGCAGGCGGGAGCGGATACGGCCGCCCTGCTGCGCCGGTGGTACCCGACGCTGCCGCTGACGATCGCGGGCCGGGACCTGGACCGCGCGCGACGGGTGGCCGACCGGCTCGGCGCCGCCACCGCCGTCCGCGTCGACCTTGAGCGCGGCGACCTCGGGCGCCCGGCCGACGAGACGTACTCGGCGGTCGTCGCCGCGCTGTGGGACGAGCGCCTGCACGGGCTGCGGTACGCCCAGCGGCGCGGGCTGCCCTACCTCAGCATCTCCAGTGGCCCGGACATCGCGCCGGAGGTCGTCATGGGGGCCCAGGGCGCCGGCGCCGGGCCCATCCTGCTGGCCAGCCACTGGTGCGCCGGCGCCGTCACGCTGGTCGTGGCGCACCTGGCCCGCGAGTTCGAGCGGGTGGACGCCGTCCGGATCGGCGCCGTACTGGACGAGCGGGACACCGGCGGGCCGGCCGGCATCGCCGACCTGGAGCGCTGGTCCGCCATCACCTCAGCGGGCCTGGTGCGCCGCGACGGCGTGTTCACCTGGCTCCCCGCCGCCGACGCGCGGGTGGAGGTGGTCGCCTCCGACGGGACCGCCGTGCCCGGCGCGTACATCGCCATCCTCGACGTGCCGAGCATCGCCCTCGCGACGGACGCGCCGAACGTCCACTTCGCCTTCGCCGTCGGCACCTCCACGGGCAGCCGTCGCGGCGGCCCCGCCTCCCTGGAGGTGCGCGTGGACATCGAGGGCACCGCCCCAGGAGGCGCGCCGCTGCGCACGGGCCGCTACCTCACGCACGCGGCGGGGCAGCGCCCGCTGACCGCGCTCGGCATGGCGCTCGGCGTCGAGCGGCTGCTCGCACTGCGCGGCGACCCCGTACCGCCCGGCATCCACACCCCGGAGGCGCTGGTGGACCCGGCCTACGCGGTCGAACGGATGCTGGAGGGCGGGGCCGTCCTCACCGAAGCGCCCGGCGCGGCCGGATAG
- a CDS encoding VOC family protein: MAGTATGRPTLYPTLLYRDAQAAIAQLTTAFGFTRQAVYEGDGGVVLHAELAYGNGTVLLGSRRTEGAFAQAMADAGPAGVYVVVEDTDAHHARAREHGAEILMPPTDQAHGSRDYMARDIEGNVWSFGTYAPATDG, translated from the coding sequence ATGGCAGGCACCGCCACCGGCCGCCCGACCCTGTACCCGACCCTCCTCTACCGCGACGCCCAGGCCGCCATCGCGCAGCTCACGACGGCCTTCGGCTTCACCAGGCAGGCGGTGTACGAGGGGGACGGCGGCGTGGTCCTGCACGCCGAACTGGCCTACGGCAACGGCACGGTGCTGCTCGGTTCCCGGCGCACCGAGGGCGCGTTCGCCCAGGCGATGGCGGACGCCGGGCCGGCCGGCGTCTACGTGGTCGTGGAGGACACGGACGCCCACCACGCGCGGGCCCGTGAGCACGGGGCCGAGATCCTCATGCCACCCACGGACCAGGCGCACGGCTCGCGGGACTACATGGCGCGCGACATCGAGGGCAACGTCTGGAGCTTCGGCACGTACGCCCCGGCCACGGACGGCTGA
- the abc-f gene encoding ribosomal protection-like ABC-F family protein: MITATGLELRAGARVLIESASFRIAKGDRVGLVGRNGAGKTTLTKCLAGEGTPAAGTITRSGDVGYLPQDPRTGDLDVLARDRILSARDLDVVLRKMRENEERMAGGKGATREKAMKRYERLETEFLTKGGYAAEAEAATIAASLGLPDRVLGQPLHTLSGGQRRRVELARILFSDSDTLLLDEPTNHLDADSIVWLRDYLKTYRGGFIVISHDVQLVETVVNKVFYLDANRAHIDIYNMGWKLYQAQREADERRRKRERANAEKKAAALNSQADKMRAKATKTVAAQNMARRAEKLLAGLDEVRVSDKVAKLRFPDPAPCGKTPLTAEGLSKSYGSLEIFTDVDLAIDRGSRVVILGLNGAGKTTLLRLLAGVEKPDTGTVTPGHGLKLGYYAQEHETLDPDRTVLENMRSSAPDLDLVDIRKTLGSFLFSGDDVDKPARVLSGGEKTRLALATLVVSSANVLLLDEPTNNLDPASREEILGALRTFTGAVVLVTHDEGAVDALQPERIILLPDGVEDLWGQDYADLVALA, from the coding sequence GTGATCACCGCCACCGGCCTTGAGCTGCGCGCAGGCGCCCGAGTTCTCATCGAGTCCGCCTCGTTCCGTATCGCCAAGGGCGACCGGGTCGGCCTCGTCGGCCGCAACGGCGCTGGCAAGACCACGCTGACCAAGTGCCTCGCCGGCGAGGGCACCCCGGCCGCCGGCACCATCACCCGCTCCGGAGACGTCGGCTACCTCCCGCAGGACCCGCGCACCGGCGACCTGGACGTGCTCGCCCGCGACCGCATCCTCTCCGCCCGCGACCTCGACGTCGTCCTTCGCAAGATGCGCGAGAACGAGGAGCGGATGGCCGGCGGCAAGGGCGCCACCCGGGAGAAGGCGATGAAGCGGTACGAGCGCCTGGAGACGGAGTTCCTCACCAAGGGGGGCTACGCCGCCGAGGCCGAGGCCGCCACGATCGCCGCCAGTCTCGGACTGCCCGACCGCGTGCTCGGCCAGCCCCTGCACACGCTCTCCGGTGGTCAGCGCCGCCGCGTCGAGCTGGCCCGCATCCTCTTCTCCGACTCCGACACGCTGCTCCTCGACGAGCCGACCAACCACCTCGACGCCGACTCGATCGTCTGGTTGCGCGACTACCTCAAGACCTACCGCGGCGGCTTCATCGTCATCTCGCACGACGTCCAACTGGTCGAGACGGTCGTCAACAAGGTCTTCTACCTGGACGCCAACCGCGCCCACATCGACATCTACAACATGGGCTGGAAGCTCTACCAGGCCCAGCGCGAGGCCGACGAGCGCCGCCGCAAGCGCGAGCGGGCCAACGCCGAGAAGAAGGCCGCCGCGCTCAACTCGCAGGCCGACAAGATGCGCGCCAAGGCGACCAAGACGGTGGCCGCGCAGAACATGGCCCGCCGCGCCGAGAAGCTGCTCGCCGGCCTCGACGAGGTGCGGGTCTCGGACAAGGTCGCCAAGCTCCGCTTCCCCGACCCCGCGCCGTGCGGCAAGACCCCGCTGACCGCCGAGGGCCTGTCGAAGTCGTACGGGTCGCTGGAGATCTTCACCGACGTCGACCTGGCCATCGACCGAGGCTCCCGCGTGGTCATCCTGGGCCTCAACGGTGCCGGCAAGACCACGCTGCTGCGACTGCTCGCCGGCGTCGAGAAGCCCGACACCGGCACCGTCACCCCCGGCCACGGCCTCAAGCTCGGCTACTACGCGCAGGAGCACGAGACGCTGGACCCGGACCGCACCGTCCTGGAGAACATGCGCTCGTCCGCGCCCGACCTGGACCTCGTGGACATCCGCAAGACGCTGGGTTCCTTCCTGTTCTCCGGCGACGACGTGGACAAGCCCGCGCGCGTCCTCTCCGGCGGCGAGAAGACCCGGCTCGCGCTGGCGACGCTCGTGGTCTCCTCGGCCAACGTCCTGCTGCTCGACGAGCCCACCAACAACCTCGACCCGGCCAGCCGCGAGGAGATCCTGGGCGCGCTGCGCACCTTCACCGGCGCGGTCGTGCTGGTCACCCACGACGAGGGCGCGGTGGACGCGCTCCAGCCGGAGCGCATCATCCTGCTGCCCGACGGCGTGGAGGACCTGTGGGGCCAGGACTACGCCGACCTCGTGGCGCTCGCCTGA
- a CDS encoding helix-turn-helix domain-containing protein, producing MAETLKKGSRVTGAAREKLAADLKKKYDSGASIRALAEETGRSYGFVHRMLSESGVTLRGRGGATRGKKAAST from the coding sequence GTGGCCGAGACTCTGAAGAAGGGCAGCCGGGTGACCGGCGCCGCGCGCGAAAAGCTCGCGGCAGACCTCAAGAAGAAGTACGACTCCGGTGCGAGCATTCGAGCGCTGGCCGAAGAGACCGGCCGTTCCTACGGCTTCGTCCATCGAATGCTGAGCGAGTCCGGAGTGACGCTGCGTGGTCGCGGCGGAGCGACACGAGGGAAGAAAGCCGCCTCGACCTGA
- a CDS encoding enoyl-CoA hydratase/isomerase family protein: MTLLDTDGVRLTVDDAIATVTLTNPAKRNAQTPALWRALVEAGRLLPGSVRVVVLRGEGKSFSAGLDRQAFTPEGFDGEPSFVDMGRGPEAELDATIAAYQEAFTWWRRNDIVSIAAVQGHAIGAGFQLALACDLRICADDAQFAMRETSLGLVPDLAGTHPLVSLVGYARALEICATGRFVHAQEAERTGLANLVVPAAELDATTRDLAAALLAAPRDAVIETKALLRGASDRTFDEQRAAERAAQGRRLRDLAQLAE; the protein is encoded by the coding sequence GTGACCCTGCTCGACACGGACGGCGTACGCCTGACCGTCGATGACGCCATCGCCACGGTGACCCTGACCAACCCGGCCAAGCGCAACGCCCAGACGCCCGCCCTGTGGCGGGCCCTGGTCGAGGCCGGGCGGTTGCTGCCGGGCAGCGTGCGCGTCGTGGTGCTGCGCGGAGAGGGCAAGTCCTTCTCCGCGGGGCTCGATCGGCAGGCGTTCACCCCTGAGGGCTTCGACGGCGAGCCGTCCTTCGTCGATATGGGGCGCGGCCCCGAGGCGGAGCTCGACGCGACCATCGCCGCCTACCAGGAGGCGTTCACGTGGTGGCGGCGTAACGACATCGTCAGCATAGCCGCGGTCCAAGGGCATGCCATCGGTGCCGGATTCCAGCTCGCGCTCGCCTGTGACCTGCGCATCTGTGCCGACGACGCGCAGTTCGCGATGCGCGAGACGAGCCTTGGGCTGGTGCCGGACCTCGCGGGCACCCACCCGCTGGTCTCCCTCGTCGGGTACGCCCGCGCGCTGGAGATCTGCGCCACCGGTCGGTTCGTGCACGCGCAGGAGGCGGAGCGGACCGGGCTGGCCAACCTCGTGGTGCCGGCCGCCGAGCTGGACGCGACCACGCGGGACCTGGCCGCCGCGCTGCTGGCCGCGCCGCGCGACGCCGTCATCGAGACGAAGGCGCTGCTGCGCGGCGCGTCGGACCGCACCTTCGACGAGCAGCGGGCGGCCGAGCGCGCCGCCCAGGGCCGCCGCCTGCGCGACCTCGCCCAACTGGCCGAATAG
- a CDS encoding Asp23/Gls24 family envelope stress response protein, whose translation MTDTTQKQQAGSATAPGASTPRGGGPPASRGKTTIADGVVEKIAGMAAREVPGVHAMGSGFARTFGAVRDRVPGGGRSVTRGVKAEVGEVQTALDLEIVVDYGVSIGDVTRGVREDVISAVERMTSLEVVEVNIVVSDVKLPDEQDDESDSRLQ comes from the coding sequence ATGACGGACACGACACAGAAGCAGCAGGCGGGAAGCGCGACTGCCCCGGGAGCCTCGACTCCCCGAGGCGGCGGCCCCCCGGCCTCCCGGGGCAAGACGACGATCGCCGACGGCGTGGTGGAGAAGATCGCCGGCATGGCGGCCCGCGAGGTGCCCGGCGTGCACGCCATGGGCAGCGGCTTCGCGCGCACCTTCGGGGCGGTGCGGGACCGGGTACCCGGTGGCGGGCGCTCCGTCACGCGCGGCGTCAAGGCCGAGGTCGGCGAGGTGCAGACGGCGCTGGACCTGGAGATCGTGGTGGATTACGGCGTCTCCATCGGCGACGTCACGCGCGGCGTGCGGGAAGATGTCATCTCCGCGGTCGAGCGGATGACCAGCCTTGAGGTGGTCGAGGTCAACATCGTGGTAAGTGATGTGAAGCTGCCTGACGAGCAGGACGACGAGTCCGACTCGCGGCTCCAGTAG
- a CDS encoding Asp23/Gls24 family envelope stress response protein produces MVRSGERGSTRIADRVIAKIASQAAREVLGDAREVRGAGGKPPQAAVAVRDRPARDGLRGEARVRVAVELGYPSDIGAQCGAVRRQVSGRVRALAGMDVRDVAVTVERLHAPERTGVGRGRTR; encoded by the coding sequence GTGGTGCGATCGGGTGAACGCGGCTCGACGCGGATCGCCGACCGGGTCATCGCGAAGATCGCTTCGCAGGCGGCCCGGGAGGTGCTCGGCGACGCGCGGGAGGTACGCGGGGCCGGTGGCAAGCCACCGCAGGCCGCCGTCGCGGTGCGCGACCGGCCGGCCCGCGACGGGCTGCGCGGCGAGGCCCGGGTGCGGGTCGCCGTCGAACTCGGCTACCCCTCGGACATCGGCGCCCAGTGTGGCGCCGTGCGTCGTCAGGTGAGCGGACGGGTAAGGGCGTTGGCGGGCATGGACGTACGGGACGTGGCCGTCACGGTCGAGCGGCTGCACGCGCCGGAGCGGACGGGCGTCGGCCGGGGGAGGACGCGGTGA
- a CDS encoding DUF6286 domain-containing protein, whose amino-acid sequence MAGEAGAETTRRLPLLEKDPTGGGATLAGPDGDEAATDDGGGTGQRASSVRYTPARGERERARRFWASRRLPAALLALVVLGAAGLLLYDVAAVRADRSAMRWRRRLSDELATRPLDDPWIVAGACVAVVLGLWLIILALTPGRRGVLPMRPDPRVRAGLDRSAAALVLRDRAMEVPGVRTVRVDAGRRRVRVRAQAHFRELDEVRADLDHALDDGIRQLGLARRPGLRVQVRRPTRR is encoded by the coding sequence GTGGCGGGCGAGGCCGGCGCGGAGACCACCCGGCGACTGCCGCTGCTGGAGAAGGACCCCACGGGCGGCGGCGCCACGCTCGCGGGCCCGGACGGTGACGAGGCCGCCACGGACGATGGCGGCGGTACCGGGCAGCGCGCCTCCTCCGTCAGGTACACGCCCGCGCGCGGCGAGCGCGAGCGCGCCCGGCGCTTCTGGGCCAGCCGACGGCTGCCCGCCGCGCTGCTCGCGCTGGTCGTGCTCGGCGCCGCCGGCCTGCTGCTCTACGACGTGGCGGCGGTACGGGCCGACCGGAGCGCGATGCGCTGGCGGCGCCGGCTCAGCGACGAGTTGGCCACCCGCCCGCTGGACGACCCCTGGATCGTGGCCGGGGCCTGCGTCGCGGTCGTCCTCGGCCTGTGGCTGATCATCCTGGCGCTCACCCCCGGCCGGCGCGGCGTGCTGCCGATGCGCCCCGACCCGCGGGTGCGCGCCGGGCTCGACCGCTCCGCGGCGGCGCTGGTGCTGCGGGACCGCGCCATGGAGGTGCCCGGCGTACGGACCGTCCGGGTGGACGCGGGGCGACGCAGGGTCAGGGTGCGGGCACAGGCGCACTTCCGGGAACTCGACGAGGTGCGCGCCGACCTCGACCACGCGCTGGACGACGGCATCCGACAGCTCGGCCTGGCGCGCCGTCCCGGGCTGCGGGTCCAGGTCCGCCGGCCGACGAGGAGATGA
- the amaP gene encoding alkaline shock response membrane anchor protein AmaP, with protein sequence MAAKPVRVGRSRVRVVNRVLLALAGLLLLALGAAVLVGGLDLPRRWSFGLPGSWPFDGPDDVLLTHDDRRRWRDEDWWWPTVIAALALIVLLALWWLLAQARRRRLRELLVASGEGEGAVLRGRALEGVLAAEAEAMDGVDRARVTLRGRRTAPEARVRLVLAAHAQPAETLARLRDEALEHARASAGLDRLPAEVRMRAVRHRAERVS encoded by the coding sequence ATGGCGGCGAAGCCGGTACGGGTGGGACGTTCCAGGGTGCGGGTCGTCAACCGGGTGCTGCTCGCCCTGGCCGGGCTGCTCCTGTTGGCGCTGGGGGCCGCCGTCCTGGTCGGCGGGCTCGACCTGCCGCGCCGGTGGAGCTTCGGCCTGCCCGGGAGCTGGCCCTTCGACGGGCCCGACGACGTGTTGCTGACCCATGACGATCGGCGGCGCTGGCGGGACGAGGACTGGTGGTGGCCCACCGTGATCGCCGCCCTGGCGCTGATCGTCCTGCTCGCGCTGTGGTGGCTGCTCGCCCAGGCCCGGCGGCGGCGCCTGCGCGAGCTGCTGGTCGCCAGCGGCGAGGGGGAGGGCGCGGTGTTGCGCGGCCGGGCCCTTGAGGGCGTGCTGGCCGCCGAGGCGGAGGCCATGGACGGGGTGGACCGCGCGCGCGTCACGCTGCGCGGTCGCCGCACCGCCCCGGAGGCCCGGGTCCGGCTCGTACTCGCCGCGCACGCCCAACCGGCCGAGACGCTGGCCCGGTTGCGGGACGAGGCGCTGGAGCACGCCCGGGCGTCGGCGGGCCTCGACCGGTTGCCCGCCGAGGTCAGGATGCGCGCGGTGCGCCACCGGGCGGAGCGGGTGAGCTGA
- a CDS encoding SDR family oxidoreductase translates to MDLGLKDRVYVVTGATRGLGNATARELVADGAKVVITGRDADRVTAAARELGPNAYGLPADNADPAAAERLIATARERFGRFDGILISVGGPPAGSAAGNTDEQWQAAFDSVFLGAVRLARTAAGELPAGGVIGLVLSGSVREPIPGLTISNGLRPGLAGFAKSLADEVGPRDIRVVGLLPARIDTDRVRELDAATGDADAARERNVANIPLGRYGTPREFGRTAAFLLSPAASYLTGLMVPVDGGALRGL, encoded by the coding sequence ATGGATCTTGGACTCAAAGACCGGGTGTACGTCGTCACGGGTGCCACGCGCGGCCTCGGCAACGCCACGGCACGCGAACTGGTGGCCGACGGCGCGAAGGTCGTGATCACCGGGCGCGACGCGGACCGGGTGACCGCCGCCGCGCGGGAGCTGGGGCCGAACGCGTACGGCCTGCCGGCGGACAACGCCGACCCGGCCGCCGCCGAACGGCTGATCGCCACCGCCCGGGAACGCTTCGGCCGCTTCGACGGCATCCTCATCAGCGTGGGCGGCCCGCCCGCCGGCTCGGCGGCCGGGAACACCGACGAGCAGTGGCAGGCGGCCTTCGATTCGGTGTTCCTCGGCGCGGTGCGGCTGGCCCGCACCGCGGCCGGCGAACTGCCCGCCGGCGGTGTGATCGGCCTCGTGCTCTCCGGCTCGGTGCGCGAGCCGATCCCGGGCCTGACCATCTCCAACGGGCTGCGCCCCGGGCTCGCCGGCTTCGCGAAGTCGCTCGCGGACGAGGTGGGCCCGCGCGACATCCGGGTGGTGGGCCTGCTGCCCGCGCGCATCGACACCGACCGGGTGCGGGAGCTGGACGCGGCGACGGGCGACGCGGACGCCGCGCGCGAGCGGAACGTCGCGAACATCCCGCTGGGCCGCTACGGCACCCCGCGGGAGTTCGGCCGCACCGCCGCGTTCCTGCTCTCGCCGGCCGCCTCCTACCTGACGGGCCTCATGGTGCCGGTGGACGGCGGAGCGCTGCGCGGCCTGTGA
- a CDS encoding glycoside hydrolase family 15 protein gives MAQPIEDYAVIGDLQTAALVGRDGSIDWLCLPRFDSGACFAALLGDRDNGHWTLAPAPDEDTENTTSADGTDDGDGEPARCARRSYLPDTLILETVWETATGSVRVYDFMPQRDRTPDVMRIVEGVTGQVSMRSVLRLRFDYGHVVPWMRRCDGHRVAVAGPDSAWLRSVPEVHTYGQGLSTRSEFTVAAGERVAFVLTWHPSHEPPPDLVDPYEALEHSREDWQDWAAKCTYQGPYREAVLRSLITLKGLTYAPTGGIVAAPTTSLPEELGGVRNWDYRYCWLRDSTLALSALVRTGFIEEAGAWRDWLLRAVAGDPADLQIMYGLGGERRLPEAELGWLPGYADSAPVRIGNAAVDQVQLDIYGEVIDSLTLARSFGLRNKPTAWSLQCALLEFLESRWREPDEGLWEVRGPRRHFVHSKVMAWVAADRAVRAMERDPTLPGDPDRWRAMREAVHHDVCTRGFDAERGTFTQSYGSTELDAATLLIPRVGFLPPHDPRVIGTVDAVREELCEDGLLRRYSTDGVSVDGLPGTEAPFLVCSFWLADALYLISRTKEATDLFERLLSLRNDVGLLAEEYDVGSGRQLGNFPQAFSHIGLVGTALALSGRATAD, from the coding sequence ATGGCCCAACCCATCGAGGACTACGCCGTGATCGGCGACCTCCAGACCGCCGCCCTGGTCGGTCGGGACGGTTCGATCGACTGGCTCTGCCTGCCCCGCTTCGACTCCGGCGCCTGCTTCGCGGCGCTGCTCGGCGACCGCGACAACGGTCACTGGACCCTGGCGCCAGCCCCCGACGAGGACACGGAGAACACGACCAGCGCCGACGGCACCGACGACGGAGACGGCGAACCCGCCCGCTGCGCGCGCCGCTCCTACCTGCCCGACACGCTGATCCTGGAGACCGTGTGGGAGACGGCCACCGGCTCCGTCCGGGTGTACGACTTCATGCCGCAGCGCGACCGGACCCCCGACGTCATGCGCATCGTGGAGGGCGTCACCGGCCAGGTGTCCATGCGCAGCGTGCTGCGGCTGCGTTTCGACTACGGGCACGTCGTGCCGTGGATGCGCCGGTGCGACGGGCACCGCGTCGCCGTCGCCGGCCCCGACTCGGCCTGGCTGCGGAGCGTGCCCGAGGTCCACACGTACGGGCAGGGCCTCAGCACCCGCTCCGAGTTCACCGTCGCGGCGGGCGAACGGGTGGCGTTCGTGCTGACCTGGCACCCCTCGCACGAGCCGCCCCCCGACCTGGTCGACCCGTACGAGGCCCTGGAGCACAGCCGCGAGGACTGGCAGGACTGGGCCGCGAAGTGCACGTACCAGGGGCCCTACCGCGAGGCCGTGCTGCGCTCGCTGATCACGCTCAAGGGGCTCACCTACGCCCCGACGGGCGGCATCGTCGCGGCGCCGACCACCTCGCTTCCGGAGGAGCTGGGCGGCGTGCGCAACTGGGACTACCGGTACTGCTGGCTGCGGGACTCCACGCTGGCGCTCAGCGCGCTGGTGCGGACCGGGTTCATCGAGGAGGCCGGCGCCTGGCGGGACTGGCTGCTGCGCGCGGTCGCCGGCGACCCGGCCGACCTCCAGATCATGTACGGGCTCGGCGGCGAGCGCCGGCTGCCCGAGGCGGAGCTGGGCTGGCTGCCCGGGTACGCGGACTCGGCACCGGTGCGGATCGGCAACGCCGCGGTCGACCAGGTCCAGCTCGACATCTACGGCGAGGTCATCGACTCGCTCACCCTCGCCCGGAGCTTCGGCCTGCGGAACAAGCCCACGGCCTGGAGCCTGCAGTGCGCCCTGCTGGAGTTCCTAGAGTCGCGCTGGCGTGAGCCGGACGAGGGGCTGTGGGAGGTGCGCGGCCCACGGCGGCACTTCGTGCACTCCAAGGTGATGGCCTGGGTCGCGGCCGACCGCGCGGTGCGCGCCATGGAGCGGGACCCCACGCTGCCCGGCGACCCGGACCGCTGGCGCGCGATGCGGGAGGCGGTGCACCACGACGTGTGCACGCGGGGCTTCGACGCCGAGCGGGGCACCTTCACCCAGTCGTACGGCTCCACCGAGCTGGACGCGGCGACGCTGCTCATCCCCCGGGTCGGGTTCCTGCCACCGCACGACCCGCGCGTCATCGGCACGGTGGACGCGGTCCGCGAGGAGCTGTGCGAGGACGGGCTGCTGCGCCGTTACAGCACGGACGGCGTGTCGGTCGACGGGCTGCCCGGCACGGAGGCACCGTTCCTGGTGTGCTCGTTCTGGCTGGCGGACGCGCTGTACCTGATCAGTCGTACGAAGGAGGCGACGGACCTGTTCGAGCGGCTGCTCTCGCTGCGCAACGACGTCGGCCTGCTCGCCGAGGAGTACGACGTCGGCAGCGGTCGCCAACTCGGGAACTTCCCGCAGGCGTTCAGCCACATCGGCCTGGTGGGTACCGCCCTCGCGCTGTCGGGGCGGGCCACGGCAGACTGA
- a CDS encoding DEDDh family exonuclease: MLEDRPAAAPRIPPQSAPPPPWPSAYPDGYAVVDVETTGLARDDRIVSAAVYQLDARGEVQDHWYTLVNPQRDPGPVWIHGLTSTELARAPLFPEIADEFARRLDGRVLVAHNAVFDWSMIAREYARARGAAPVRQRLCTIALSKELGLPLANHKLESLAAHYGVVQERAHHALDDARVLAETFRPSLHLAAASDIRLPLLACQPLTEWSDAPAARPPGQRSGFGQTSWRPSRKRPACPYPNPGRYEPGGRLAQGMRVAFSGDTSVDRELLEDRAVEAGMHVATSVSRLTSLLVTNDPDSPTSKVVKARSFGTPVIDEAAFMQLLQDVAPAPTAAG, from the coding sequence ATGCTTGAAGACCGACCGGCCGCCGCTCCGCGGATTCCCCCACAGTCCGCCCCGCCACCCCCGTGGCCGTCCGCCTACCCCGACGGGTACGCGGTCGTTGACGTGGAGACCACCGGACTCGCCCGCGATGACCGCATAGTGTCGGCCGCCGTCTACCAGCTCGACGCGCGCGGCGAGGTGCAGGACCACTGGTACACGCTGGTCAACCCGCAGCGCGACCCGGGCCCGGTCTGGATCCACGGGCTCACCAGCACCGAGCTGGCGCGGGCCCCGCTCTTCCCGGAGATCGCCGACGAGTTCGCCCGGCGCCTCGACGGCCGGGTCCTCGTCGCGCACAACGCCGTCTTCGACTGGTCGATGATCGCCCGCGAGTACGCCCGCGCGAGGGGTGCCGCCCCCGTCCGCCAGCGGCTGTGCACCATCGCCCTCTCCAAGGAGCTGGGGCTGCCGCTGGCCAACCACAAGCTGGAGTCGCTGGCCGCGCACTACGGCGTCGTCCAGGAGCGGGCCCACCACGCGCTCGACGACGCGCGCGTGCTGGCCGAGACCTTCCGGCCCAGCCTGCACCTGGCGGCGGCGTCCGACATCCGCCTGCCGCTGCTCGCCTGCCAGCCGCTCACCGAGTGGTCGGACGCGCCGGCCGCCCGCCCGCCGGGGCAGCGCTCCGGGTTCGGGCAGACGAGTTGGCGCCCCAGCCGCAAGCGGCCCGCCTGCCCGTACCCCAACCCCGGCCGGTACGAGCCCGGTGGCCGGCTGGCGCAGGGCATGCGGGTGGCGTTCTCCGGCGACACCTCGGTCGACCGCGAACTCCTTGAGGACCGGGCCGTCGAGGCCGGGATGCACGTGGCGACCAGCGTGTCGCGGCTCACCAGCCTGCTGGTCACCAACGACCCCGACTCGCCCACCTCCAAGGTGGTCAAGGCCCGCTCGTTCGGCACCCCGGTGATCGACGAGGCGGCCTTCATGCAACTGCTCCAGGACGTGGCACCGGCCCCGACCGCCGCCGGCTGA